One window of the Eschrichtius robustus isolate mEscRob2 chromosome X, mEscRob2.pri, whole genome shotgun sequence genome contains the following:
- the SPRY3 gene encoding protein sprouty homolog 3, which translates to MDAAVTDDFQQILPIEQLRSTHASNDYVDRPPVPCKQALSSPSLIVQTHKSDWSLATMPTALPRSLSQCHQLQPLPQHLSQSSIASSMSHSTTASDQRLLASITPSPSGQSIIRTQPGTGAHPKADGALKGAAEQPAVHPGEHLFICEECGRCKCVLCTAARPLPSFWLCNQRCLCSAESLLDYGTCLCCVKGLFYHCSTDDEDNCADEPCSCGPGSCFVRWAAMSLISLFLPCLCCYLPTRGCLHLCQQGYDSLRRPGCRCKRHTNTVCRKISSGSAPFPKAQEKSV; encoded by the coding sequence ATGGATGCCGCAGTGACAGATGATTTCCAACAAATTCTGCCTATTGAACAGCTGCGCTCTACTCACGCTAGCAATGATTATGTGGACCGTCCTCCAGTCCCCTGTAAACAGGCCCTCTCCAGCCCTTCCCTTATCGTGCAAACCCACAAGTCTGATTGGTCCCTGGCTACCATGCCTACTGCTCTCCCACGCAGTCTCAGCCAGTGCCATCAGTTGCAGCCCCTGCCTCAGCATCTGAGCCAATCTAGCATTGCCAGCTCAATGTCCCATAGCACCACTGCCTCTGATCAAAGGCTCTTGGCCAGCATTACGCCCTCACCTTCAGGCCAGTCCATCATCCGAACCCAGCCTGGAACAGGAGCCCACCCAAAGGCTGATGGTGCCCTGAAGGGAGCAGCTGAGCAACCTGCAGTGCACCCCGGTGAGCACCTCTTCATCTGCGAGGAGTGTGGGCGCTGCAAATGTGTCCTCTGTACGGCAGCTCGCCCGCTCCCCTCCTTCTGGCTGTGCAACCAGCGTTGCCTTTGCTCTGCTGAGAGCCTCCTCGATTATGGCACGTGTCTCTGCTGTGTTAAGGGCCTCTTCTACCACTGTTCTACTGATGACGAAGACAACTGTGCCGACGAGCCCTGCTCCTGTGGGCCTGGCTCTTGCTTCGTCCGCTGGGCAGCCATGAGCCTCATCTCCCTCTTCTTACCCTGCCTGTGCTGCTACCTGCCTACCCGTGGATGCCTCCATCTGTGCCAGCAGGGCTATGATAGTCTTAGGCGACCAGGCTGCCGCTGTAAAAGGCACACCAACACTGTGTGCAGAAAAATCTCTTCTGGTAGTGCGCCCTTCCCCAAGGCCCAGGAGAAGTCTGTATGA